The following coding sequences are from one Microbacterium sp. SORGH_AS_0969 window:
- a CDS encoding ComF family protein, whose protein sequence is MFSGSALSAAVVPALHEALTFWLPIACAGCGALDVGLCSGCRAALAAAPHRRRTADGLVVTSAMEFSGVPARVLRALKEEGRTSLARVLAPALAVVLADEVGPDTVVATVPSSRAAYRRRGYRPVDLLVRRGGHVPVPLLRVARAPRDQRGLDREARRANVGGVFVSRAVGGRRVVLVDDVVTTGATLDDASRALRVAGVAEVVAATLAHTPLRVDRSRQHAKDKSG, encoded by the coding sequence ATGTTCTCCGGCTCCGCCCTGTCCGCCGCCGTCGTCCCCGCCCTGCACGAGGCGCTGACGTTCTGGTTGCCGATCGCGTGCGCCGGGTGCGGCGCGCTCGATGTCGGGCTGTGTTCCGGATGCCGCGCGGCACTGGCCGCGGCCCCGCACCGCCGCCGCACCGCGGACGGGCTGGTCGTGACCAGCGCGATGGAGTTCTCCGGCGTGCCCGCGCGCGTCCTCCGCGCCCTCAAGGAGGAGGGGCGCACGTCCCTGGCGCGTGTTCTCGCACCGGCGCTCGCGGTCGTGCTCGCCGACGAGGTCGGTCCCGACACCGTCGTCGCGACGGTTCCCTCGTCACGGGCCGCGTATCGCCGTCGTGGCTATCGACCCGTCGACCTGCTCGTGCGCCGAGGGGGACACGTTCCCGTTCCGCTCCTGCGGGTGGCACGGGCTCCGCGGGACCAGCGGGGGCTCGATCGTGAGGCTCGACGGGCCAACGTCGGGGGAGTGTTCGTGTCGCGCGCGGTCGGCGGGCGCCGCGTGGTGCTCGTCGACGACGTCGTCACGACCGGCGCCACGCTGGACGACGCGTCGAGAGCACTCCGAGTCGCTGGAGTCGCGGAGGTCGTCGCGGCGACGCTCGCGCACACGCCCCTCCGCGTCGATCGGTCGAGACAGCATGCGAAAGATAAGAGCGGATGA
- a CDS encoding LpqB family beta-propeller domain-containing protein, producing the protein MKRALSVVGLALVLLLTACTGLPTSGYVNPGRGPQSDDAQTFAFVPDGPQDDASPAEIVEGFLRAGSGPADDWATAKLFLAPGTQWDPRARVTIDRLADRRATASSDGATVTVSLSTVASVDGNGAYSPSVAGTTDSLGYSLVRVDDQWRISAAPDGVVLYEEVFPTVYQSASIAYFDPTWTFIVPDVRWFPRPLVASRVATALVDGQPSAWLEGAVKNAFPEDLSLVGRSVTLSSGGVAQVQLPRSALSLDTTTLNRMQTQLTRSLSTAGISEVQMTVEGTPIAAEEVPVRVTRVDPPPAVMTTDGTFGILSGDQVTTIPGLSDAVESLSPQSIELEADRSLAAVRTTQGTVASALADGRTFLLDDRPGLVAPSIDSTGLIWSVPSSSPSQLRAFTPEGVPSEIGNAWPDASEITAFQISRDGTRVAAIVTVAGVREVWLAGIQRTSSEINLGPPHVLSFTESGAFDLAWLDDATLGILALDDGVSHLRELGVGGRGTTGGAPDGARSVAGGSTSVRVLDDTGRLFSRRGSSWTLVADDIRVLAAQQGTAS; encoded by the coding sequence ATGAAGCGCGCACTGTCGGTGGTGGGCCTGGCGCTGGTGCTCCTGCTCACCGCGTGCACGGGCCTTCCCACCTCGGGATACGTGAACCCCGGTCGGGGCCCGCAGAGCGACGACGCGCAGACGTTCGCGTTCGTCCCCGACGGCCCGCAGGACGACGCCTCGCCCGCCGAGATCGTCGAGGGCTTCCTTCGAGCAGGTTCAGGCCCCGCCGACGATTGGGCGACGGCGAAGCTGTTCCTCGCCCCCGGGACCCAGTGGGATCCTCGCGCGCGCGTCACGATCGACCGACTGGCCGATCGCCGCGCCACCGCGTCCTCCGACGGCGCGACCGTGACCGTGTCGCTGTCCACGGTCGCGAGCGTCGACGGGAACGGCGCCTACTCGCCGAGCGTGGCGGGCACCACCGACTCGCTCGGCTACTCGCTGGTGCGCGTCGACGACCAGTGGCGTATCAGTGCCGCTCCGGACGGCGTGGTGCTGTACGAGGAGGTCTTCCCGACCGTCTACCAGTCGGCATCCATCGCGTACTTCGATCCCACCTGGACGTTCATCGTGCCGGACGTGCGCTGGTTCCCGCGCCCGCTCGTGGCGAGTCGTGTGGCGACGGCGCTCGTCGACGGGCAGCCGAGCGCGTGGCTCGAGGGGGCGGTGAAGAACGCGTTCCCCGAGGACCTCTCGCTCGTCGGGCGCTCGGTGACGCTCTCGTCGGGTGGCGTCGCCCAGGTGCAGCTTCCCCGGTCCGCGCTGAGTCTGGACACCACGACGCTGAACCGCATGCAGACGCAGCTGACCCGGAGCCTCTCGACGGCGGGCATCAGCGAGGTGCAGATGACGGTCGAGGGGACCCCGATCGCGGCCGAGGAGGTGCCGGTCCGCGTCACGCGCGTCGATCCGCCACCCGCCGTCATGACCACGGACGGGACCTTCGGCATCCTCTCCGGAGATCAGGTGACGACGATCCCCGGGCTCTCGGACGCCGTCGAGTCGCTGTCTCCCCAGTCGATCGAGCTCGAGGCCGATCGCTCCCTCGCCGCGGTCCGCACGACCCAGGGAACCGTGGCCAGCGCGCTCGCCGACGGCCGGACCTTCCTCCTCGACGACCGGCCCGGGCTGGTCGCACCCTCGATCGACTCCACCGGGCTCATCTGGAGCGTGCCGTCGTCGTCGCCCTCGCAGTTGCGCGCCTTCACGCCCGAGGGCGTGCCGTCCGAGATCGGGAACGCGTGGCCGGATGCGTCCGAGATCACCGCCTTCCAGATCTCGCGCGACGGAACGCGCGTCGCGGCGATCGTCACGGTGGCGGGCGTCCGCGAGGTCTGGCTCGCCGGCATCCAGCGCACGTCGAGCGAGATCAACCTCGGGCCGCCCCATGTGCTGTCGTTCACCGAGTCGGGGGCCTTCGACCTCGCCTGGCTGGACGACGCGACCCTCGGTATCCTCGCCCTCGACGACGGCGTGAGCCACCTGCGCGAACTCGGTGTGGGAGGCCGAGGCACCACGGGCGGCGCCCCCGACGGCGCGCGGAGCGTCGCGGGCGGCAGCACGAGCGTGCGCGTGCTCGATGACACCGGTCGGCTGTTCAGCCGACGCGGCAGCTCGTGGACGCTCGTGGCCGACGACATCCGCGTCCTGGCGGCGCAGCAGGGCACGGCGTCCTGA
- the mtrB gene encoding MtrAB system histidine kinase MtrB, with the protein MTGAVRTLATPRGWRTRDWRANRDRLITLWRRSLRFRTIVITVALTATTILVTCLAMALVIQNELFTARKDQVLLEAQRATASAQATLDAAVDSTDPAAAQTLMNGIATRLSQQSSSDLIALYRIGPPSPLAPQPFISPTFESDLVTPELRTQVQSSPDLQWWQSVALPAENDREVPGILVGHQLRFPAQDGVDYYELYMGYDLASAAQTLSFVQVLLWVVGLILVVLIGAIAWVVLRSVTTPIADAAETSAKLAAGDLGVRLPVRGEDELATLNRSFNAMADSIESQIKELADLSLVQQRFVSDVSHELRTPLTTIKLAADMINDQRDEFDPVTGRAAELLHAQVQRFEVLLTDLLEISRYDAGSVQLELEPTSLASLAEDVIASMEQLAEKHGTDVRLVAPGGYTPVDMDARRIRRIVRNLLGNAIEHGEGRPIVVSVDSGRDAVALGVRDFGLGMRAEDVDRVFDRFWRADPSRVRTIGGTGLGLSIALGDARLHGGTLAVWSEPGRGSNFVLTLPRDGRPLGSSPLPLVPEDEQGGTLGALGITQPISLGRTTGRAT; encoded by the coding sequence ATGACCGGCGCGGTGCGCACTCTGGCGACGCCGCGGGGGTGGCGCACGCGCGATTGGCGCGCGAACCGGGACCGGCTCATCACCCTGTGGCGTCGCTCGCTGCGCTTCCGCACCATCGTCATCACCGTCGCCCTGACCGCGACGACCATCCTCGTGACCTGCCTCGCGATGGCCCTGGTCATCCAGAACGAGCTCTTCACCGCCCGCAAAGACCAGGTGCTCCTCGAGGCGCAGCGCGCGACCGCCTCGGCGCAGGCCACCCTCGACGCGGCCGTCGACTCCACCGACCCGGCCGCCGCGCAGACCCTCATGAACGGCATCGCGACGCGACTGTCGCAGCAGTCGTCGAGCGACCTCATCGCGCTGTACCGCATCGGCCCTCCGTCGCCCCTCGCGCCGCAACCCTTCATCTCTCCGACCTTCGAGTCCGACCTCGTCACGCCCGAGCTGCGCACGCAGGTCCAGTCGAGCCCCGACCTGCAGTGGTGGCAGTCGGTGGCGCTGCCGGCGGAGAACGATCGCGAGGTTCCCGGCATCCTGGTCGGTCATCAGCTGCGCTTCCCCGCGCAGGACGGGGTCGACTACTACGAGCTCTACATGGGATACGACCTCGCGAGCGCCGCGCAGACGCTGTCGTTCGTCCAGGTGCTGCTGTGGGTGGTCGGCCTGATCCTCGTCGTGCTGATCGGGGCGATCGCCTGGGTCGTGCTGCGTTCGGTGACGACGCCGATCGCGGATGCCGCCGAGACCAGCGCGAAGCTCGCCGCGGGCGATCTGGGAGTGCGGCTCCCCGTGCGCGGCGAGGACGAGCTCGCCACTCTGAACCGCTCCTTCAACGCGATGGCCGACAGCATCGAGTCCCAGATCAAGGAGCTCGCCGACCTGTCGCTCGTGCAGCAGAGGTTCGTCTCCGACGTCTCGCACGAACTGCGCACGCCGCTGACCACGATCAAGCTCGCGGCCGACATGATCAACGATCAGCGCGACGAGTTCGACCCCGTCACGGGACGCGCCGCCGAACTCCTCCACGCACAGGTGCAGCGCTTCGAGGTGCTGCTGACCGACCTGCTCGAGATCAGCCGCTACGACGCGGGATCCGTGCAGCTCGAACTCGAGCCCACGAGCCTCGCCTCGCTCGCCGAAGACGTGATCGCGTCGATGGAGCAACTCGCCGAGAAGCACGGTACCGACGTGCGCCTGGTCGCCCCGGGCGGATACACGCCCGTCGACATGGACGCCCGCCGCATCCGGCGGATCGTGCGCAACCTCCTCGGCAACGCGATCGAGCACGGCGAGGGCAGGCCCATCGTGGTGTCCGTCGACAGCGGTCGGGATGCCGTGGCCCTCGGGGTGCGCGACTTCGGTCTGGGCATGCGCGCCGAAGACGTCGACCGCGTGTTCGACCGGTTCTGGCGTGCCGATCCGTCGCGTGTGCGCACGATCGGCGGTACCGGTCTCGGCCTCTCGATCGCCCTCGGGGACGCGCGCCTGCACGGCGGCACCCTCGCGGTGTGGTCGGAGCCGGGCCGTGGCTCCAACTTCGTCCTCACCCTGCCCCGCGACGGTCGCCCGCTGGGAAGCTCGCCCCTGCCCCTCGTCCCCGAGGACGAGCAGGGCGGCACTCTGGGCGCGCTCGGCATCACCCAGCCGATCTCGCTCGGGCGCACGACCGGGAGGGCCACATGA
- the mtrA gene encoding MtrAB system response regulator MtrA, which produces MTSRILVVDDDTALAEMIGIVLRTEGFDTVFCADGAQAVEAWRSERPDLILLDLMLPGVDGIEICTRVRAESGVPIIMLTARTDTADVVKGLESGADDYIMKPFNPKELVARIRTRLRPVQAPVDETLRIGDLVVDVAAHEVRRGDTPIALTPLEFELLVALAEKPQQVFSREMLLEQVWGYHYKADTRLVNVHVQRLRAKIEADPDNPRIVTTVRGVGYRAGAVA; this is translated from the coding sequence ATGACTTCACGGATCCTGGTTGTCGATGACGACACCGCGCTGGCCGAGATGATCGGCATCGTGCTGCGCACCGAGGGATTCGACACGGTCTTCTGCGCCGACGGCGCGCAGGCGGTCGAGGCCTGGCGCTCCGAGCGGCCGGACCTGATCCTGCTCGACCTCATGCTGCCGGGCGTCGACGGCATCGAGATCTGCACGCGCGTGCGCGCCGAGTCCGGCGTCCCGATCATCATGCTGACGGCCCGCACCGACACCGCCGACGTGGTGAAGGGGTTGGAGTCGGGTGCCGACGACTACATCATGAAGCCCTTCAACCCGAAGGAGCTCGTCGCCCGGATCCGCACGCGCCTACGCCCCGTGCAGGCGCCGGTCGACGAGACGCTGCGTATCGGCGATCTTGTCGTCGACGTGGCCGCGCACGAGGTGCGCCGTGGCGACACCCCGATCGCTCTCACGCCCCTCGAGTTCGAGCTCCTCGTCGCGCTCGCCGAGAAGCCGCAGCAGGTCTTCTCTCGCGAGATGCTGCTCGAGCAGGTCTGGGGCTACCACTACAAGGCCGACACGCGTCTCGTGAACGTGCACGTGCAACGACTTCGGGCCAAGATCGAGGCCGACCCCGACAACCCTCGCATCGTCACCACCGTGCGCGGTGTGGGCTATCGCGCCGGCGCGGTGGCTTGA
- a CDS encoding glycerophosphoryl diester phosphodiesterase membrane domain-containing protein, producing MTAYPAWTPASRPGIVPLHPFGFGMILGRSFTALRHNPRVLLGFALGVQTVAYIVLSAAIAGAAIASFSRLDTLVEGSDDFNAVMAGSFALTAVVALVLGVAASGLSVLVQGVVVAEVAHGVVAEKPTLKVVWRRVRPVVWRLIGYAALTFTAVILVLAILAGIVVAVSFALLPVGILLGLLLALGCVPLYLWLATKLFLVPSVIILEGTGIRAGIARSWRLTRGRFWSTLGVLVIISVAFSVVAQIISFPLSFGASFLSTLLAPTGDPEPGAIVGFIVVQLLGQAGVLLVQCIALVVQSTSAVLVYVDARMRTEGLDQDLAAYVEARDAGADDLPDPYRVGVGRSIAPLQPWGAPPPGGAPGAWGPPAAAPYGAPTGVPSGAAPAAPPYGAPAGVPSGSAPPYGSAPPYAAAPAAPPYGAPPTAPPYAAAPAAPPVPPAPPHGAAPPSAPSGTVVPPPPSSPTDGAADAAGREPTSTDATGTSSTSTPSTTTWAAPGSRSDDA from the coding sequence GTGACCGCGTACCCCGCCTGGACCCCCGCGTCGCGTCCGGGGATCGTCCCGCTGCATCCGTTCGGGTTCGGCATGATCCTCGGCCGGTCGTTCACTGCCCTGCGCCATAACCCCCGCGTCCTGCTCGGTTTCGCGCTCGGGGTGCAGACCGTCGCCTACATCGTGCTGAGCGCGGCCATCGCCGGTGCGGCCATCGCGAGCTTCTCGCGACTGGACACCCTGGTCGAGGGCAGCGACGACTTCAATGCCGTGATGGCCGGCTCGTTCGCGCTCACGGCCGTCGTCGCGCTCGTGCTCGGGGTCGCGGCGAGCGGCCTGAGCGTGCTGGTGCAGGGCGTCGTCGTCGCCGAGGTGGCGCACGGCGTGGTCGCCGAGAAGCCGACGTTGAAGGTGGTCTGGCGGCGGGTTCGCCCGGTCGTCTGGCGCCTGATCGGCTACGCCGCCCTGACGTTCACCGCGGTGATCCTCGTCCTGGCCATCCTCGCCGGAATCGTCGTCGCGGTGTCGTTCGCTTTGCTGCCGGTGGGCATCCTCCTGGGTCTTCTGCTCGCCCTCGGGTGCGTGCCCCTTTACCTGTGGCTCGCGACCAAGCTCTTCCTCGTCCCCTCGGTGATCATCCTCGAGGGCACGGGCATCCGGGCCGGGATCGCCCGGTCGTGGCGGCTCACCCGCGGGCGATTCTGGTCGACGCTCGGTGTTCTGGTCATCATCTCCGTCGCGTTCAGCGTGGTGGCGCAGATCATCTCGTTCCCGCTGAGCTTCGGTGCAAGCTTCCTCTCGACGCTGCTCGCACCCACTGGAGACCCCGAGCCGGGAGCGATCGTCGGCTTCATCGTCGTGCAGCTGCTCGGGCAGGCCGGCGTCCTACTCGTGCAGTGCATCGCCCTCGTCGTGCAGTCGACCTCGGCGGTGCTCGTCTACGTCGACGCGCGCATGCGCACCGAGGGACTCGATCAAGATCTCGCCGCCTACGTGGAGGCGCGCGATGCCGGCGCGGACGACCTTCCGGATCCGTACCGCGTGGGCGTCGGCCGCAGCATCGCGCCGCTCCAGCCGTGGGGCGCTCCCCCGCCGGGTGGGGCGCCGGGAGCGTGGGGTCCCCCCGCGGCGGCTCCGTACGGCGCTCCTACGGGTGTCCCCTCCGGCGCGGCACCGGCTGCACCGCCGTACGGCGCTCCCGCGGGCGTCCCCTCTGGCTCAGCGCCGCCGTATGGCTCAGCTCCGCCCTACGCTGCCGCGCCCGCCGCGCCGCCCTACGGCGCCCCGCCGACCGCGCCGCCCTACGCTGCCGCGCCCGCCGCTCCGCCGGTCCCGCCCGCGCCGCCGCACGGAGCCGCACCCCCCTCAGCCCCCTCCGGCACCGTGGTGCCCCCGCCGCCCTCCTCTCCGACGGACGGCGCGGCCGATGCGGCGGGTCGCGAGCCCACGTCGACGGATGCCACGGGCACCTCGAGCACTTCCACGCCCTCGACGACGACCTGGGCCGCGCCCGGAAGCCGGTCCGACGACGCATGA
- a CDS encoding DUF4129 domain-containing protein yields the protein MSPSLSAAVAVVTSLLPDPDEAREWAEKELADPAYQAAEPTPIDRLARAVVDFFGRLLQNSANGDWGPPALIVLAIIIVVGIVIGILIWGRPRAIVRAQPPARALFDGDDGRSADELRGDAAAAAARGDWDAAIVLRFRAFARGLTERGLVDPPPGATVRAFARAASAALPGLVPGLDEAAAIFDDVRYLRRPGTEQRYRVVADLDAEAVRTRPAPVTAAATS from the coding sequence ATGAGTCCCTCGCTCTCAGCGGCGGTCGCGGTGGTGACCTCGCTCCTCCCCGACCCGGACGAGGCGCGGGAGTGGGCCGAGAAAGAGCTCGCCGACCCCGCGTATCAGGCCGCCGAGCCGACGCCGATCGACCGTCTCGCACGAGCCGTCGTCGACTTTTTCGGCAGGCTGCTGCAGAACTCGGCGAACGGCGACTGGGGGCCTCCGGCGCTGATCGTGCTGGCGATCATCATCGTCGTCGGGATCGTCATCGGCATCCTGATCTGGGGGCGACCGAGAGCGATCGTCCGTGCGCAGCCTCCGGCACGCGCGCTCTTCGACGGCGATGACGGCCGCTCGGCCGACGAGCTCCGCGGGGATGCGGCCGCTGCGGCGGCTCGGGGAGACTGGGACGCGGCGATCGTCCTACGGTTCCGCGCTTTCGCCCGTGGCCTGACCGAAAGAGGTCTCGTCGACCCACCGCCCGGCGCCACCGTGCGGGCGTTCGCGCGCGCCGCTTCGGCGGCTCTCCCCGGCCTCGTCCCCGGGCTCGACGAGGCGGCCGCCATCTTCGACGACGTCCGCTACCTCCGCCGCCCGGGCACCGAGCAGCGCTACCGCGTGGTGGCCGACCTCGACGCCGAGGCCGTCCGCACGCGCCCCGCGCCCGTCACCGCGGCGGCGACATCGTGA
- a CDS encoding DUF4350 domain-containing protein, giving the protein MTTVSAAPLTVRPRRRAALGWIGIALALLLIGLVGTTLVYGGWTQKDALDPESPAPDGTRALVRILQQQGVAVTVARDRAAAERALADHDATLVLRDAPMLSDATLTALADRARDVVLIEPRSRTLDVLLDGSSLGGFANDRAIEAGCELPAARTAGTARTGELRIPGAGVSGCYPVDGEYGLLSTEASDGRTVTALDGSATMTNATLPLDGNAALAIGVLARTDAVVWYVPSLTDADAGSAPQTIGDLTPPWVTPGIVLLLLAASVAAIWRGRRFGPLVTERLPVMVRANETTEGRARLYAASGDAAHALDELRRATRTRLVRRLGLATHTPAEQVADAVADRLGADRAAIRGILLTDIPTTDRDLVAASDRLRDLETSVHAAFATERTTR; this is encoded by the coding sequence GTGACGACCGTCTCGGCAGCGCCGCTCACGGTGCGCCCCCGCCGTCGGGCCGCGCTCGGGTGGATCGGCATCGCCCTCGCCCTGCTCCTGATCGGACTGGTGGGAACGACCCTGGTGTACGGGGGCTGGACGCAGAAGGACGCGCTCGACCCCGAATCCCCGGCGCCGGACGGCACCCGCGCACTCGTCCGCATCCTCCAGCAACAGGGCGTGGCCGTCACCGTCGCGCGCGACCGCGCGGCGGCGGAGCGGGCCCTGGCCGACCACGACGCCACGCTCGTCCTGCGCGATGCCCCGATGCTGTCGGATGCCACCCTGACCGCGCTCGCCGACCGTGCACGCGACGTCGTGCTCATCGAGCCTCGCTCACGCACCCTCGACGTGTTGCTGGACGGCTCCTCCCTCGGGGGCTTCGCGAACGACCGCGCCATCGAGGCCGGATGCGAGCTGCCCGCCGCGCGCACGGCCGGGACCGCGCGGACGGGTGAGCTGAGGATCCCCGGCGCGGGCGTCAGCGGCTGCTACCCCGTCGACGGCGAGTACGGCCTGCTCTCGACCGAGGCGAGCGACGGCCGCACGGTCACCGCCCTCGACGGGTCGGCGACGATGACGAACGCGACTCTCCCCCTCGACGGGAACGCGGCGCTGGCCATCGGCGTGCTGGCTCGGACCGACGCGGTCGTCTGGTACGTCCCCTCCCTCACGGATGCCGACGCCGGCTCGGCGCCGCAGACGATCGGCGACCTCACACCGCCCTGGGTCACGCCCGGCATCGTGCTGCTCCTGCTCGCAGCGAGCGTCGCCGCCATCTGGCGCGGTCGACGGTTCGGCCCGCTCGTGACCGAACGCCTCCCGGTCATGGTGCGCGCGAACGAGACGACCGAGGGTCGCGCCCGCCTGTACGCCGCCTCCGGCGACGCGGCCCACGCCCTCGACGAGCTGCGTCGAGCGACCCGAACCCGGCTGGTCCGTCGGCTCGGGCTCGCGACCCACACCCCGGCGGAGCAGGTCGCCGACGCCGTCGCCGACCGCCTCGGCGCGGATCGAGCGGCGATCCGCGGCATCCTCCTCACCGACATCCCCACGACCGACCGCGACCTGGTCGCCGCGAGCGACCGCCTCCGCGACCTCGAGACGAGCGTGCATGCCGCGTTCGCCACCGAAAGGACCACCCGATGA
- a CDS encoding AAA family ATPase — MTDSPLDAPLPPATENAPGRSEPAPTAPGLDDAALREAMNRVRVEVGKAVIGQDGTITGLLIALLSRGHVLLEGVPGVAKTLLVRSFSRALGLDTRRVQFTPDLMPGDVTGSLVYDARAGEFEFRAGPVFTHVLLADEINRTPPKTQAALLEAMEERQVSSDGVSRALPDPFLVAATQNPIEHEGTYTLPEAQLDRFLMKLVVDLPGRDAEVGVLRRHAGGFDPRRLDAAGLDPVVTADEILAAQRAAATVAVDDDLLGYIVDLARATRQSPSVLLGVSPRATTALLAAAKAWAWLGGYPAITPDHVQTMLVPVWRHRIRLRPEAEIEGVSVDAILTSVLQQTRVPI, encoded by the coding sequence ATGACCGACAGTCCTCTCGACGCTCCCCTGCCGCCCGCCACCGAGAACGCGCCGGGACGCTCGGAGCCCGCCCCGACGGCCCCGGGGCTCGACGACGCAGCCCTGCGCGAGGCGATGAACCGGGTGCGGGTCGAGGTCGGAAAAGCGGTGATCGGGCAGGACGGCACGATCACCGGACTGCTCATCGCGCTCCTCTCGCGCGGACACGTCCTGCTCGAGGGCGTCCCGGGCGTCGCCAAGACCCTCCTCGTGCGCTCTTTCAGCCGCGCGCTCGGCCTCGACACACGGCGCGTGCAGTTCACGCCCGACCTCATGCCCGGCGACGTCACGGGCTCCCTCGTCTACGACGCCCGCGCCGGGGAGTTCGAGTTCCGCGCGGGACCGGTGTTCACCCACGTGCTCCTCGCCGACGAGATCAACCGCACGCCGCCGAAGACCCAGGCCGCTCTGCTCGAGGCGATGGAGGAACGACAGGTCTCGTCGGATGGGGTGAGCCGCGCTCTCCCCGACCCCTTCCTCGTCGCCGCGACCCAGAACCCCATCGAGCACGAGGGCACCTACACGCTGCCCGAAGCCCAGCTGGACCGCTTCCTGATGAAGCTCGTCGTCGATCTCCCGGGGCGCGACGCCGAGGTCGGTGTGCTCCGGCGCCACGCCGGCGGCTTCGACCCGCGCCGCCTCGACGCTGCGGGCCTCGACCCCGTCGTGACCGCCGACGAGATCCTCGCCGCCCAGCGCGCCGCGGCGACCGTCGCCGTCGACGACGACCTGTTGGGCTACATCGTCGACCTCGCGCGGGCGACGCGGCAGAGCCCATCGGTGCTCCTGGGCGTCAGTCCGCGCGCGACCACGGCCCTCCTCGCCGCGGCGAAGGCCTGGGCATGGCTCGGCGGATACCCGGCGATCACCCCCGACCACGTGCAGACGATGCTCGTGCCGGTGTGGCGTCACCGCATCCGGCTGCGCCCCGAGGCCGAGATCGAGGGCGTGTCGGTCGACGCGATCCTGACCTCGGTGCTGCAGCAGACCCGCGTTCCCATCTGA
- a CDS encoding DUF58 domain-containing protein, whose translation MFVTGRLALLVALGVAPLVLLSTAGVPAWLVVGGWVVLCAVGALVDVAVAANPRAVEITRRLPDRTLLDEPVAGELRVRNLGTRALRARMRDAWQPTAGAPEERARFVVPPGERRSAPLPLLPRRRGEIRTDFVVVRSEGPLGLAGRQAVVDAPGRIRVLPPFTSRRHLPSRLARLRELDGNTSLQVRGQGTEFDSLREYVRGDDVRSIDWRATARAGTTMLRTWRPERDRHVVIVIDTGRTAAARVGDGARLDAAMEATLLLSALATRAGDHVHLVMFDRVPRARVTRVDGSQLLPALVDAMAPVEPQLIDTDWDAAFAQVRQLAVRPALVVLLTAHDDPEAARGFLAALPTVAARSRLLVATATDGPGDDPERTDAASVYAAAAIERARHDADRVRAAVVRAGGDAVSASAEDLPPLVADRYLALKAAGRL comes from the coding sequence ATGTTCGTCACCGGTCGCCTCGCGCTCCTCGTCGCCCTGGGGGTCGCCCCTCTCGTGCTCTTGAGCACGGCGGGCGTTCCGGCATGGCTCGTCGTGGGCGGGTGGGTCGTGCTCTGTGCGGTCGGAGCGCTGGTCGATGTCGCCGTCGCGGCCAACCCGCGCGCCGTCGAGATCACGCGACGTCTCCCGGACCGCACGCTGCTCGACGAACCGGTGGCCGGTGAACTGCGGGTGCGCAACCTCGGGACCCGCGCGCTCCGCGCCCGCATGCGCGACGCCTGGCAACCCACGGCCGGTGCGCCCGAGGAACGGGCGCGATTCGTCGTGCCGCCGGGCGAGCGCCGGAGCGCGCCCCTCCCTCTGCTCCCCCGTCGCCGCGGCGAGATCCGCACCGATTTCGTCGTGGTGCGCTCGGAGGGTCCCCTGGGCCTGGCAGGCCGGCAGGCGGTCGTCGACGCTCCCGGCCGGATCCGCGTCCTCCCTCCCTTCACCTCGCGGCGGCACCTCCCGTCCCGGCTGGCGCGCCTGCGCGAGCTCGACGGGAACACGAGCCTTCAGGTGCGCGGTCAGGGCACCGAGTTCGACAGCCTGCGCGAGTACGTCCGCGGCGATGACGTGCGCTCGATCGACTGGCGGGCGACGGCGCGCGCGGGTACGACCATGCTGCGCACGTGGCGTCCGGAACGCGACCGGCACGTCGTCATCGTCATCGATACGGGCCGCACGGCCGCGGCGCGCGTCGGCGACGGCGCGCGCCTGGACGCAGCGATGGAGGCCACGCTGCTGCTGTCGGCGCTGGCGACCCGGGCGGGCGACCACGTCCACCTGGTGATGTTCGACCGCGTTCCGCGGGCCCGTGTCACGAGAGTCGACGGTTCGCAGCTCCTCCCCGCACTCGTCGACGCGATGGCCCCCGTCGAGCCGCAGCTCATCGACACCGACTGGGATGCCGCTTTCGCGCAGGTCCGCCAGCTCGCGGTGCGGCCCGCTCTCGTCGTCCTGCTCACGGCGCACGATGACCCCGAGGCAGCCCGTGGTTTCCTCGCGGCGCTGCCGACGGTGGCGGCTCGCTCGCGACTGCTGGTCGCGACGGCGACGGACGGGCCGGGCGACGACCCCGAGCGGACGGATGCCGCCTCGGTCTACGCGGCGGCCGCGATCGAGCGCGCGCGCCACGACGCGGACCGCGTGCGCGCCGCCGTGGTCCGCGCCGGTGGCGACGCCGTCTCCGCCTCAGCGGAAGACCTGCCCCCGCTCGTGGCCGACCGCTACCTCGCGCTCAAGGCTGCCGGGCGGCTCTGA